In Phreatobacter stygius, a genomic segment contains:
- the dapD gene encoding 2,3,4,5-tetrahydropyridine-2,6-dicarboxylate N-succinyltransferase translates to MSHAQLQSVIETAFENRASIDAATKGEVRDAVDTALLMLDRGEVRVASKGADGWTVHQWLKKAVLLSFRLNDMTAISGGPGGATWWDKVPSKFEGWTANEFGPAGFRAVPNCVVRRSAFIGKGVVLMPSFVNLGAYVDEGTMVDTWATVGSCAQIGKNVHLSGGVGIGGVLEPLQAGPVIIEDNCFVGARSEVVEGVIVGEGSVISMGVFIGASTKIVDRATGEIHIGKVPPYSVVVSGNLPGKALPGENWGPSTYCAVIVKKVDAQTRSKTAINELLRD, encoded by the coding sequence ATGTCGCATGCACAGCTCCAGTCGGTCATCGAAACCGCTTTCGAGAACCGCGCATCGATCGATGCCGCGACCAAGGGCGAGGTGCGCGACGCCGTCGATACCGCGCTGCTGATGCTCGACCGCGGCGAAGTTCGCGTCGCTTCCAAGGGCGCCGACGGCTGGACCGTGCATCAATGGCTGAAGAAGGCGGTGCTGCTGTCGTTCCGGCTGAACGACATGACGGCGATTTCGGGCGGGCCCGGCGGCGCCACCTGGTGGGACAAGGTGCCGTCGAAGTTCGAGGGCTGGACGGCCAATGAATTCGGCCCGGCGGGCTTCCGCGCCGTGCCGAACTGCGTGGTGCGCCGCTCGGCCTTCATCGGCAAGGGTGTGGTGCTGATGCCGTCCTTCGTCAATCTCGGCGCCTATGTCGACGAGGGCACCATGGTCGACACCTGGGCGACGGTCGGCTCCTGCGCGCAGATCGGCAAGAACGTGCACCTGTCCGGCGGCGTCGGCATCGGCGGCGTGCTCGAGCCGCTGCAGGCCGGCCCGGTTATCATCGAGGACAATTGTTTCGTCGGCGCCCGCTCGGAAGTGGTCGAGGGCGTCATCGTCGGCGAAGGCTCGGTCATCTCGATGGGCGTGTTCATCGGCGCCTCGACCAAGATCGTCGATCGCGCCACCGGCGAGATCCATATTGGCAAGGTGCCGCCCTATTCGGTGGTGGTCTCGGGCAACCTGCCCGGCAAGGCCCTGCCCGGCGAAAACTGGGGGCCGTCGACCTATTGCGCCGTGATCGTCAAGAAGGTCGACGCGCAGACCCGCTCCAAGACCGCGATCAACGAATTGCTGCGCGATTGA
- the truA gene encoding tRNA pseudouridine(38-40) synthase TruA, translated as MSRYRLTIEYDGGPYIGWQMQGASFGRSIQGALVQAIAAFCGEEVKVYGAGRTDTGVHALGQVAHIDLARDWPNRVVRDAINRHLKEDAIAVIAADKMPDDFDARFSAIRRHYLYRIIDRRPPLTLDARRAWWSPRRLDVEAMRAAAARLIGRHDFTTFRATECQAKSPVKNLDVFDIVRDADGIACSLSARSFLHNQVRSMVGTVKLVGEGLWTPEDVTEALEARDRKACGTVGPSHALYLTRVDYPEKWLPLPDTGDQTAK; from the coding sequence ATGTCTCGCTACCGGCTGACCATCGAATATGACGGCGGGCCCTATATCGGCTGGCAGATGCAGGGCGCGAGCTTCGGCCGTTCGATCCAAGGCGCGCTGGTCCAGGCGATCGCCGCCTTCTGCGGCGAGGAGGTCAAGGTCTATGGCGCCGGCCGCACCGATACCGGCGTCCATGCGCTCGGCCAGGTGGCCCATATCGATCTCGCCCGCGACTGGCCGAACCGCGTCGTGCGCGACGCCATCAACCGCCATCTGAAGGAAGATGCCATTGCGGTGATCGCGGCCGACAAGATGCCGGACGATTTCGACGCGCGATTTTCGGCGATCCGGCGGCATTATCTCTACCGCATCATCGATCGCCGGCCGCCGCTGACGCTCGATGCCAGGCGCGCTTGGTGGTCGCCGCGGCGGCTCGACGTCGAGGCCATGCGGGCCGCCGCCGCGCGATTGATCGGCCGGCACGACTTCACCACCTTCCGGGCCACCGAATGCCAGGCCAAGTCGCCGGTGAAAAATCTCGACGTCTTCGACATCGTGCGTGACGCCGACGGCATTGCCTGCAGCCTGTCGGCGCGCTCCTTCCTGCACAACCAGGTGCGCTCCATGGTCGGCACGGTGAAACTGGTCGGCGAGGGGCTCTGGACCCCCGAGGATGTCACCGAGGCGCTGGAAGCACGCGACCGCAAGGCCTGCGGCACGGTCGGACCCTCGCATGCGCTCTACCTGACCCGGGTCGACTATCCCGAGAAGTGGCTGCCGCTGCCGGATACAGGTGATCAGACCGCGAAATAG
- the dapE gene encoding succinyl-diaminopimelate desuccinylase has translation MTTDPIELTARLLSCPSVTPAEGGALALLETTLGGAGFTVHRLGFSEPGTPDVENLYARIGSTGPHLVFAGHTDVVPPGDPAAWRHDPFAGAIDGGVLYGRGAVDMKGGIGCFVAAALDHLAAHGGKPKGSISFLITGDEEGPSVNGTVKLIDWAAKRGERFDHCILGEPTNPARLGDMIKIGRRGSLSAVITVEGRQGHVAYPHLAANPIPALLAILARLTAAPLDAGTDHFDPSNLEITSVDVGNGATNVIPQKAVARLNIRFNDRHSTASLKAWIEAIVAGAAQDGISPGVAYARGNSESFLTQPGVFVDMVQATIEEVTGIRPVLSTSGGTSDARFIKNYCPVIEFGLVGQTMHAVDERVPVADLVALTAIYRRIIDRYFAV, from the coding sequence ATGACGACCGACCCGATCGAACTCACCGCCAGGCTGTTGAGCTGTCCCTCGGTCACCCCGGCCGAGGGCGGGGCGCTGGCCCTGCTCGAAACGACGCTCGGCGGCGCCGGCTTCACGGTTCATCGGCTCGGCTTTTCCGAACCCGGCACACCCGACGTCGAGAACCTCTATGCGCGCATCGGTTCAACCGGGCCGCATCTCGTCTTCGCCGGCCATACCGACGTCGTGCCGCCGGGTGACCCGGCGGCCTGGCGTCACGACCCTTTCGCCGGCGCGATCGACGGCGGCGTGCTCTATGGTCGCGGCGCCGTCGACATGAAGGGCGGCATCGGCTGTTTCGTCGCCGCGGCACTCGACCATCTCGCCGCCCATGGCGGCAAGCCGAAAGGCTCGATCAGCTTCCTCATCACCGGCGACGAGGAAGGCCCCTCGGTCAACGGCACGGTGAAACTCATCGACTGGGCGGCCAAGCGCGGCGAACGCTTCGATCATTGCATCCTGGGCGAGCCGACCAATCCGGCCCGCCTCGGCGACATGATCAAGATCGGCCGGCGCGGCTCGCTGTCGGCCGTCATCACGGTCGAAGGCCGGCAAGGCCATGTCGCCTATCCACATCTTGCCGCCAACCCGATCCCGGCCCTGCTCGCCATTCTCGCCCGGCTGACCGCCGCGCCGCTGGATGCCGGCACCGATCATTTCGACCCGTCCAATCTCGAGATCACCTCGGTCGATGTCGGCAATGGCGCCACCAATGTGATCCCGCAAAAGGCGGTCGCCCGGCTCAATATCCGCTTCAACGACCGCCACAGCACGGCCAGCCTGAAGGCCTGGATCGAGGCGATCGTGGCGGGTGCGGCGCAGGACGGCATCAGCCCCGGCGTCGCTTATGCCCGCGGCAATTCGGAATCCTTCCTGACCCAGCCCGGCGTTTTCGTCGACATGGTCCAGGCGACCATCGAAGAGGTGACCGGCATCAGGCCCGTGCTCTCGACCTCGGGCGGCACCTCGGATGCCCGCTTCATCAAGAACTATTGCCCGGTGATCGAATTCGGCCTGGTCGGGCAGACCATGCATGCCGTCGACGAACGCGTGCCGGTCGCCGATCTGGTGGCGCTGACCGCCATCTACCGGCGAATCATCGACCGCTATTTCGCGGTCTGA
- a CDS encoding DUF805 domain-containing protein has protein sequence MAKVDWTQRRIWMQPAVWSYLLFSFDGRISRLPFWIAAIVLNIAAYFGDRLAFDIGGNPASAVIGLAFLYPSLALAAKRTHDRGRSELYLLVFFLPAFLISFLQVLGYMEDGAGMKAALVVLGIAVLASMIVLVIDLGLMPGEAGANRFGPNPLD, from the coding sequence ATGGCCAAGGTCGACTGGACCCAAAGACGGATCTGGATGCAGCCGGCGGTCTGGAGCTACCTGCTGTTCTCGTTCGACGGCCGCATCTCCCGCCTGCCGTTCTGGATCGCGGCGATCGTGCTCAACATCGCCGCCTATTTCGGCGACCGGCTGGCCTTCGACATCGGCGGCAATCCGGCCTCCGCGGTGATTGGCCTCGCCTTCCTCTACCCCTCGCTGGCGCTCGCCGCCAAGCGCACCCATGACCGCGGCCGCTCGGAGCTCTATCTCCTGGTGTTCTTCCTGCCGGCCTTCCTGATCAGCTTCCTGCAGGTGCTGGGTTATATGGAAGACGGCGCGGGCATGAAGGCGGCGCTGGTCGTGCTCGGCATCGCCGTGCTCGCCTCGATGATCGTGCTGGTGATCGATCTCGGCCTGATGCCCGGCGAAGCCGGCGCCAATCGCTTCGGCCCCAACCCCCTGGACTGA
- the fmt gene encoding methionyl-tRNA formyltransferase gives MRVVFMGTPDFAVPTVSEIIGQGHDVVAVYTRAPKPAGRGMEATRTPVHGLADRFGIPVFTPRTLRDPAAQADFSSLGADVAVVVAYGLILPLAVLEAPALGCLNLHGSLLPRWRGAAPIQRAIMAGDTETGVMVMKMDEGLDTGPVAMVEKIAIAPDMTAQDLHDRMSGLGADLMVRALAALDRGSLNFVAQATDGVTYAAKIDKAEARIDWSSPSDEVHNKVRGLSPFPGAWFEADLGKGRERVKVLRSARAEGSGAPGEVIDDQLAIACGTGAIRLLEVQRAGAKAMRAGDFLRGARLDAGIRLG, from the coding sequence CTGCGTGTGGTTTTCATGGGCACGCCCGATTTCGCGGTGCCGACAGTCTCCGAGATCATCGGCCAGGGCCATGACGTGGTCGCCGTCTATACGCGCGCGCCGAAACCGGCCGGCCGCGGCATGGAAGCGACCAGGACGCCGGTGCACGGCCTCGCCGATCGTTTCGGCATTCCGGTGTTCACGCCCAGGACCCTCAGGGATCCGGCCGCCCAGGCGGATTTTTCGAGCCTCGGCGCCGATGTCGCCGTGGTCGTCGCTTATGGCCTGATCCTGCCGCTCGCCGTGCTGGAGGCGCCGGCGCTCGGCTGCCTCAACCTGCACGGCTCGCTGCTGCCGCGCTGGCGCGGCGCGGCCCCGATCCAGCGGGCGATCATGGCCGGCGACACCGAGACCGGCGTCATGGTGATGAAAATGGACGAGGGGCTCGATACCGGCCCGGTCGCCATGGTCGAAAAGATCGCCATTGCGCCCGACATGACCGCCCAGGACCTGCACGACCGGATGAGCGGGCTCGGCGCCGACCTGATGGTCCGGGCGCTCGCGGCGCTTGACCGCGGTTCGCTCAATTTCGTGGCGCAGGCGACAGATGGCGTCACTTATGCCGCCAAGATCGACAAGGCCGAGGCACGGATCGACTGGTCGAGCCCGTCGGACGAGGTCCACAACAAGGTGCGCGGCCTGTCGCCTTTCCCGGGCGCCTGGTTCGAGGCCGATCTCGGCAAGGGCCGCGAACGGGTCAAGGTGCTGCGCTCGGCCCGCGCCGAAGGCTCCGGCGCACCCGGCGAGGTCATCGACGATCAGCTGGCCATTGCCTGCGGAACCGGCGCCATCCGCCTCCTCGAGGTCCAGCGCGCCGGCGCCAAGGCGATGCGGGCCGGCGATTTCCTGCGTGGCGCCAGGCTCGACGCCGGCATCCGGCTCGGCTGA
- a CDS encoding MarR family winged helix-turn-helix transcriptional regulator has product MSPKAEMPGRSKATTKLRRAQAEPAAPDDVDEAPPAALDMGPLSGLVGYVLRRAQLSVFDDFIKCFAPLGLRPAQFSALVLIDANPGRSQREIAAALGIQRPNFVAMMDQFERRGLARRLRSDTDRRTHALVLTDDGKRLLGEAETVVAVHEARVTARLGAKGRDALLNLLARL; this is encoded by the coding sequence ATGAGCCCGAAAGCCGAGATGCCTGGACGATCGAAAGCCACGACAAAGCTGCGGCGCGCCCAGGCGGAGCCGGCCGCGCCGGACGACGTGGACGAGGCCCCGCCGGCCGCGCTCGACATGGGGCCGCTGTCCGGCCTGGTCGGTTATGTCTTGCGCCGGGCGCAGCTTTCGGTGTTCGACGATTTCATCAAATGTTTCGCGCCGCTGGGTCTGCGGCCGGCGCAATTCAGCGCGCTGGTGCTGATCGATGCCAATCCTGGCCGCAGCCAGCGCGAGATCGCCGCGGCGCTTGGCATCCAGCGGCCGAACTTCGTCGCCATGATGGATCAGTTCGAGCGGCGTGGGCTCGCCCGCCGCCTGCGCTCCGACACCGACCGGCGCACCCATGCGCTGGTGCTGACCGATGACGGCAAGCGGCTGCTCGGCGAGGCCGAGACGGTGGTGGCGGTTCACGAGGCACGGGTCACCGCCCGATTGGGCGCGAAAGGCCGCGACGCGCTGCTGAATCTGCTCGCCCGTCTCTGA
- a CDS encoding DUF805 domain-containing protein yields the protein MDFQNLDPQKLLPQFQKLLLTFEGRIGRQDFWIGAIALAVVNLIVGWFFGLIGGAFLSGLVSLVLAYPAYCLALKRSNDLDYPQTYVQAFMAFQIALTVISMFGGLGLGVLFFSILLPILGIAALALLVVLGFFQGTNGPNRYGPDPLASQAA from the coding sequence ATGGACTTCCAGAATCTCGATCCTCAGAAACTGCTGCCTCAATTCCAGAAATTGCTGCTGACATTCGAAGGCCGCATCGGGCGCCAGGATTTCTGGATCGGCGCCATCGCACTCGCCGTCGTGAATTTGATTGTCGGCTGGTTCTTTGGATTGATCGGCGGGGCCTTTCTGTCCGGGCTCGTCTCGCTGGTGCTGGCCTATCCGGCCTATTGCCTGGCCCTGAAGCGCTCGAACGACCTCGACTATCCGCAGACCTATGTGCAGGCCTTCATGGCCTTCCAGATCGCGCTCACGGTCATTTCGATGTTCGGCGGCCTCGGCCTCGGCGTCCTGTTCTTTTCCATCCTGCTGCCGATCCTGGGCATTGCCGCGCTTGCGCTGCTCGTCGTGCTCGGCTTCTTCCAGGGCACCAACGGGCCGAACCGCTACGGCCCCGATCCCCTCGCGTCCCAGGCTGCATGA
- the thiC gene encoding phosphomethylpyrimidine synthase ThiC, producing the protein MNAPVKDIKAAVTTGPMPASRKIFAIPDSAPDIRVPLREIALTEGSGEAPLAVYDTSGPYTDPDVVIDVEKGLSRARETWVTERGGVERYVGREIKPEDNGHAGKHLARAFPVVNQPLRGLPGQLITQYEFARAGIITKEMIYVAERENLGRKQALADAAATIADGESFGAEIPAFITPEFVRSEIARGRAIIPCNINHPELEPMIIGRNFLVKINANIGNSAVSSSIEEEVDKLVWSIRWGADTVMDLSTGRNIHNTREWIIRNSPVPIGTVPIYQALEKVDGDPVKLTWEVYRDTLIEQCEQGVDYFTIHAGVRLAYVPLTAKRVTGIVSRGGSIMAKWCLAHHKESFLYTHFDEICDIMRAYDVSFSLGDGLRPGSIADANDAAQFAELETLGELTQIAWNKGCQVMIEGPGHVPIHKIKVNMEKQLKACGEAPFYTLGPLTTDIAPGYDHITSGIGAAMIGWFGCAMLCYVTPKEHLGLPNRDDVKVGVITYKIAAHAADLGKGHPAAQLRDDALSRARFDFRWEDQFNLGLDPDTARSFHDETLPKEAHKVAHFCSMCGPKFCSMKITQDVRDYAATLNDQQVGMAQMSEKFLEMGAEVYVEADAVKASNRAL; encoded by the coding sequence ATGAATGCACCTGTCAAAGACATCAAGGCCGCCGTGACCACCGGGCCGATGCCCGCCTCACGCAAGATCTTCGCGATCCCCGATTCCGCCCCTGATATCCGGGTTCCTCTGCGCGAGATCGCGCTGACCGAAGGCTCCGGCGAAGCGCCGCTGGCGGTTTATGACACGTCCGGTCCCTATACCGACCCGGATGTCGTCATCGACGTCGAAAAGGGCCTGTCGCGGGCCCGCGAGACCTGGGTGACCGAGCGCGGCGGCGTCGAGCGTTATGTCGGCCGCGAGATCAAGCCGGAAGACAACGGCCATGCCGGCAAACATCTGGCGCGCGCCTTTCCGGTGGTCAACCAGCCGCTGCGCGGCCTGCCCGGCCAGCTGATCACCCAATATGAATTCGCCCGCGCCGGGATCATCACCAAGGAGATGATCTATGTCGCCGAGCGTGAAAATCTCGGCCGCAAGCAGGCGCTGGCCGATGCCGCGGCGACGATTGCCGACGGCGAGAGCTTCGGTGCCGAGATCCCGGCCTTCATCACGCCGGAATTCGTCCGCTCGGAGATCGCCCGCGGCCGCGCCATCATCCCCTGCAACATCAACCACCCCGAATTGGAGCCGATGATCATCGGCCGCAACTTCCTGGTGAAGATCAACGCCAATATCGGCAATTCCGCCGTGTCCTCGTCGATCGAGGAAGAGGTCGACAAGCTGGTCTGGTCGATCCGCTGGGGCGCCGACACGGTGATGGACCTCTCCACCGGACGCAACATCCACAACACGCGCGAATGGATCATCCGCAATTCGCCGGTGCCGATCGGCACGGTGCCGATCTACCAGGCGCTGGAAAAGGTCGACGGCGACCCGGTCAAGCTGACCTGGGAGGTCTATCGCGACACGCTGATCGAGCAGTGCGAGCAGGGCGTCGACTATTTCACCATTCATGCCGGCGTCCGGTTGGCCTATGTGCCGCTGACCGCGAAAAGGGTCACCGGCATCGTCTCGCGCGGCGGCTCGATCATGGCCAAGTGGTGCCTGGCGCATCACAAGGAAAGCTTCCTCTACACGCATTTCGACGAGATCTGCGACATCATGCGGGCCTATGACGTGTCGTTCTCGCTCGGCGACGGCCTGCGTCCGGGCTCGATCGCCGATGCCAATGACGCGGCCCAGTTCGCCGAACTGGAAACGCTCGGCGAATTGACCCAGATCGCCTGGAACAAGGGCTGCCAGGTGATGATCGAGGGGCCCGGCCACGTGCCGATCCACAAGATCAAGGTCAATATGGAAAAGCAGCTGAAGGCCTGCGGCGAGGCGCCGTTCTATACGCTCGGGCCGCTGACGACCGACATCGCGCCGGGTTATGACCATATCACCTCAGGCATCGGGGCGGCGATGATCGGCTGGTTCGGCTGCGCCATGCTCTGCTACGTCACGCCGAAGGAACATCTCGGCCTGCCCAACCGCGACGACGTGAAGGTCGGCGTGATCACCTACAAGATCGCGGCCCATGCCGCCGATCTCGGCAAGGGCCACCCGGCGGCGCAGCTGCGCGACGACGCCCTGTCGCGCGCCCGCTTCGACTTCCGCTGGGAGGACCAGTTCAATCTCGGTCTCGACCCCGACACGGCCCGCTCGTTCCACGACGAGACCCTGCCGAAGGAAGCGCATAAGGTGGCGCATTTCTGCTCGATGTGCGGGCCGAAATTCTGCTCGATGAAGATCACCCAGGACGTCCGCGACTATGCCGCGACCCTCAACGACCAACAGGTCGGCATGGCGCAGATGAGCGAGAAGTTCCTGGAGATGGGGGCTGAGGTCTATGTCGAGGCCGATGCCGTGAAAGCCAGCAACCGGGCGCTCTGA
- the argB gene encoding acetylglutamate kinase, protein MSVDAHDIGRVLNEALPYMQKYDDEIIVVKYGGHAMGDEEGARSFARDIVMLEQSGINPVVVHGGGPQIGQMLAKLGIKSQFVDGLRVTDKPTVEIVEMILAGSINKQIVGFINAAGGKAIGLCGKDGDMVKAVKVSRTARDPDSNIEQAIDLGFVGEPDKVDTKVLDTVLGKELIPVLAPVATSKEGDTYNVNADTFAGAIAGALGAKRLLLLTDVPGVLDKNKNLIKELSVDDCRRLIADGTATGGMIPKIETCIYAIERGVEGVVILDGKTPHAVLVELLTHGGAGTLIHA, encoded by the coding sequence ATGTCCGTTGATGCCCATGACATCGGCCGCGTCCTCAACGAGGCGCTGCCCTATATGCAGAAATATGACGACGAGATCATCGTGGTGAAATATGGCGGCCACGCCATGGGCGACGAAGAAGGCGCGCGCTCCTTTGCCCGCGACATCGTCATGCTCGAACAGTCCGGCATCAATCCGGTGGTGGTTCACGGCGGCGGCCCGCAGATCGGCCAGATGCTGGCCAAGCTCGGCATCAAGAGCCAGTTCGTCGACGGCCTGCGCGTCACCGACAAGCCGACGGTGGAAATCGTCGAGATGATCCTCGCCGGCTCGATCAACAAGCAGATCGTCGGTTTCATCAATGCCGCCGGCGGCAAGGCCATCGGGCTCTGCGGCAAGGATGGCGACATGGTCAAGGCGGTGAAGGTCAGCCGCACCGCCCGCGATCCCGATTCCAATATCGAGCAGGCGATCGATCTCGGTTTTGTCGGCGAGCCCGACAAGGTCGACACCAAGGTGCTCGACACCGTGCTCGGCAAGGAGCTGATCCCGGTGCTGGCGCCGGTCGCGACCTCGAAGGAGGGCGACACCTACAACGTCAATGCCGACACCTTTGCCGGCGCCATTGCCGGCGCGCTCGGCGCCAAGCGGCTGCTGCTTTTGACCGATGTGCCCGGCGTGCTCGACAAGAACAAGAACCTGATCAAGGAATTGTCGGTCGATGATTGCCGGCGGCTGATCGCCGATGGCACCGCCACCGGCGGCATGATCCCGAAGATCGAGACCTGCATCTATGCCATCGAGCGCGGCGTCGAGGGCGTGGTGATCCTGGATGGCAAGACCCCGCATGCGGTTCTGGTGGAGCTTCTCACCCATGGTGGCGCGGGCACCCTCATCCACGCCTGA
- a CDS encoding DUF1059 domain-containing protein — MSRKFIDCREMPSEMNCTVALSADTEEELLEVVIQHAVAVHKYEDTPELRTMITGAMKDGTPPVEAPKRAA; from the coding sequence ATGTCACGGAAGTTCATTGATTGCCGTGAAATGCCCAGCGAGATGAATTGCACGGTCGCCTTGAGCGCCGATACCGAAGAGGAATTGCTGGAAGTCGTGATCCAGCACGCCGTCGCCGTGCACAAATATGAGGATACGCCGGAACTGCGCACCATGATCACTGGCGCGATGAAGGATGGCACGCCGCCGGTCGAAGCGCCCAAAAGGGCCGCCTGA
- the def gene encoding peptide deformylase, whose translation MAIRDIISLPDPRLRLVSEPVERIDAEIKKLAADMLDTMYEAPGIGLAAIQVAVPKRIFTIDLARKDEEKKPIVLINPEITFTSEDMAVYEEGCLSIPEYYEEVERPARCGVRYLDLEGRSIEMMCEGLLATCIQHEFDHLNGVLFIDYLSRLKRERVIKKFTKAAKREATG comes from the coding sequence ATGGCCATTCGCGACATCATCTCCCTGCCCGACCCACGCCTCAGGCTCGTCAGCGAGCCGGTCGAGCGCATCGACGCCGAGATCAAGAAGCTCGCGGCCGACATGCTCGACACCATGTACGAAGCGCCGGGCATCGGCCTGGCGGCCATCCAGGTCGCCGTGCCGAAGCGCATCTTCACCATCGACCTTGCCCGCAAGGACGAGGAGAAGAAGCCGATCGTGCTGATCAACCCGGAGATCACCTTCACCTCCGAGGACATGGCCGTCTATGAGGAGGGCTGTCTCTCCATCCCCGAATATTACGAGGAGGTGGAGCGGCCGGCGCGCTGCGGCGTGCGTTATCTCGATCTCGAGGGCCGCAGCATCGAGATGATGTGCGAAGGCTTGCTGGCGACCTGCATCCAGCACGAATTCGACCATCTGAACGGCGTCTTGTTCATCGACTACCTGTCGCGCCTGAAGCGCGAGCGGGTGATCAAGAAGTTCACCAAGGCGGCCAAGCGCGAGGCCACCGGGTGA
- a CDS encoding VOC family protein, whose translation MSAAKLVMLENAPAPVAPRTRIGHVHLKVADLDRSLAFYRDLLGFSVTQRYGAQAVFLSADGYHHDIGLNTWESKGGSPPPSGTTGLYHTAILYPDRGSLGAALRRLAEAGVKLDGAADHGVSEALYLTDPDGNGVELYRDRPEAEWPRNPDGTLAMSNKHLDLEALLADATPKAA comes from the coding sequence ATGTCCGCCGCCAAGCTCGTCATGCTCGAAAACGCGCCGGCCCCGGTCGCGCCGCGCACGCGCATCGGCCATGTCCATCTGAAGGTCGCCGACCTCGACCGGTCGCTCGCCTTCTACCGTGACCTGCTCGGCTTCTCGGTGACCCAGCGCTACGGCGCGCAGGCGGTGTTCCTGTCGGCCGATGGCTATCATCACGACATTGGCCTCAACACCTGGGAGAGCAAGGGCGGCAGCCCGCCGCCATCAGGCACGACCGGCCTCTACCACACCGCCATTCTCTATCCCGACCGCGGTTCGCTCGGCGCGGCGCTGCGCCGCCTGGCCGAAGCCGGCGTCAAGCTCGACGGCGCGGCCGACCATGGCGTCAGCGAGGCGCTCTATCTGACCGATCCCGATGGCAATGGCGTCGAACTCTATCGCGACCGGCCGGAAGCCGAATGGCCGCGCAATCCCGATGGTACGCTGGCCATGTCGAACAAGCACCTCGATCTCGAGGCCTTGCTGGCGGACGCGACGCCCAAGGCGGCCTGA
- a CDS encoding NADP-dependent oxidoreductase, whose translation MAHVPCSDPVTVMPQLNRQVLLKARPADIPGPEHFDIVETAVPELRDGEILVRNQFLSVEPAMRGWVSAVANYSVPVGIGEVMRAFAAGEVVASRHQGFAEGDKVTGLFGWQDLAVVGAAAVTRKVTETDLPLSLALGVLGLNGVTAYFGLIEVGQPKPGDTVVVSTAAGSVGSAVGQIARLSGCRTVGIAGGGAKTAQCRDDFGFDAAIDYKATNDLDAAIAAACPDGVDVYFDNTAGRISDAVMKHLAVRARVVICGTASVSSWETWPSGPRVERHLLVKRARVQGFLVFDYQARYAEAIARLAGWVRDGRLAYAEDILDGIDQAPGAIKGLYQGDNRGKRLIRLHP comes from the coding sequence ATGGCGCATGTTCCCTGTTCCGACCCGGTGACCGTCATGCCGCAGTTGAACCGCCAAGTCCTGCTCAAGGCCCGTCCGGCCGACATTCCCGGGCCCGAACATTTCGACATCGTCGAAACCGCCGTGCCCGAGCTGCGCGACGGCGAAATCCTGGTGCGCAATCAGTTCCTGTCGGTCGAGCCGGCGATGCGCGGCTGGGTCAGTGCGGTGGCCAATTATTCGGTGCCGGTCGGCATTGGCGAGGTCATGCGCGCCTTCGCCGCCGGCGAAGTGGTCGCCTCGCGCCACCAAGGCTTTGCCGAAGGCGACAAGGTGACCGGCCTGTTCGGCTGGCAGGATCTCGCCGTCGTCGGCGCGGCGGCGGTAACGCGCAAGGTCACGGAAACCGACCTGCCCTTGTCGCTGGCGCTCGGCGTGCTCGGGCTGAACGGCGTCACCGCCTATTTCGGCCTGATCGAGGTCGGCCAGCCGAAGCCCGGCGACACGGTGGTGGTCTCGACCGCCGCCGGCTCGGTCGGCTCGGCGGTCGGCCAGATCGCCAGGCTTTCCGGCTGCCGCACGGTCGGCATCGCGGGCGGCGGCGCCAAGACGGCCCAGTGCCGCGACGATTTCGGTTTCGACGCGGCGATCGACTACAAGGCGACCAACGATCTCGATGCCGCCATCGCCGCGGCCTGCCCCGATGGCGTCGACGTCTATTTCGACAACACCGCGGGCCGGATCAGCGATGCCGTGATGAAACATCTGGCGGTGCGCGCGCGGGTGGTGATTTGCGGCACGGCCTCGGTATCGAGCTGGGAGACCTGGCCGTCGGGGCCGCGTGTCGAGCGCCACCTGCTGGTCAAGCGCGCCCGCGTGCAAGGCTTCCTGGTGTTCGACTACCAGGCTAGATATGCCGAGGCGATCGCCCGCCTCGCCGGCTGGGTGCGCGACGGGCGGCTCGCCTATGCCGAGGACATTCTCGACGGCATCGATCAGGCGCCGGGCGCCATAAAAGGGCTCTATCAGGGCGACAACCGCGGCAAGCGGCTGATCAGGCTGCACCCCTGA